One Kineococcus radiotolerans SRS30216 = ATCC BAA-149 DNA window includes the following coding sequences:
- the nadD gene encoding nicotinate-nucleotide adenylyltransferase produces the protein MSSSPGQRPRVGVMGGTFDPIHHGHLVAASEVAARFALDEVVFVPTGKPWQKSRVDIAPAEHRYLMTVIATASNPRFTVSRIDIDRGGFTYTIDTLRELRDLRPEADLFFITGADALAQILQWKDVAELWSLAHFVGVSRPGHALTDDGLPLDGVSLMEVPALSISSTDCRQRVAEGLPVWYLVPDGVVQHISKHRLYTAPEHGRLLDARGEALAVGESGD, from the coding sequence CTGAGCTCCTCGCCGGGCCAGCGCCCCCGGGTGGGGGTGATGGGCGGGACGTTCGACCCGATCCACCACGGGCACCTGGTGGCCGCCAGCGAGGTGGCCGCCCGCTTCGCCCTGGACGAGGTCGTCTTCGTCCCCACCGGCAAGCCCTGGCAGAAGTCGCGCGTCGACATCGCGCCGGCGGAGCACCGCTACCTCATGACCGTCATCGCGACGGCGTCCAACCCGCGGTTCACGGTGTCGCGCATCGACATCGACCGCGGCGGCTTCACCTACACGATCGACACGCTGCGGGAGCTGCGCGACCTCCGGCCCGAGGCCGACCTGTTCTTCATCACCGGTGCGGATGCCCTCGCGCAGATCCTGCAGTGGAAGGACGTCGCGGAGCTGTGGTCGCTGGCCCACTTCGTCGGCGTCAGCCGGCCCGGGCACGCCCTGACCGACGACGGCCTGCCCCTGGACGGGGTGAGCCTCATGGAGGTCCCGGCCCTGTCGATCTCCTCCACCGACTGCCGCCAGCGCGTCGCCGAGGGGCTGCCGGTCTGGTACCTCGTGCCCGACGGCGTCGTGCAGCACATCTCCAAGCACCGGCTCTACACGGCCCCCGAGCACGGCCGGCTGCTCGACGCCCGGGGAGAGGCGCTCGCCGTGGGAGAATCGGGGGACTGA
- the rsfS gene encoding ribosome silencing factor, with translation MPATERALELVTTAAAAAVDKLATDVIALDVSDQLFITDAFLLASAPNERQVRAIAEAIEEKLLPLGSKPVRREGEREGRWVLLDFVDLVVHVQHTEEREYYALERLWKDCPVIELPVAVHANAQDAPADQA, from the coding sequence GTGCCCGCAACCGAGCGAGCCCTCGAGCTGGTGACCACCGCCGCGGCCGCCGCGGTGGACAAGCTCGCGACCGACGTCATCGCGCTCGACGTGTCCGACCAGCTCTTCATCACCGACGCCTTCCTCCTGGCGTCGGCTCCCAACGAGCGCCAGGTGCGCGCCATCGCCGAGGCCATCGAGGAGAAGCTCCTCCCGCTGGGCTCCAAGCCGGTGCGCCGCGAGGGCGAGCGCGAGGGGCGGTGGGTCCTGCTGGACTTCGTCGACCTCGTCGTGCACGTCCAGCACACCGAGGAGCGCGAGTACTACGCCCTCGAGCGGCTGTGGAAGGACTGCCCGGTCATCGAGCTGCCGGTCGCCGTCCACGCCAACGCCCAGGACGCGCCCGCCGACCAGGCGTGA
- a CDS encoding histidine phosphatase family protein, with protein MTASTLVLWRHGQTPFNAENRFQGQLDVPLDDVGRAQAAAAAAHLSALPLDAVVSSDLVRAVDTATALTSLTGLALTRDPALREVDAGEWQGLLGDEIARRWPEEHAAWRRGADVRTGGGETRSELGARVAGAVERHAAAVPGGGTLLVASHGAALKAGVLRLLGLPPTAGDAFAGLRNAHWAVLRRRSRAWALEEYNAGPAGARVGAEG; from the coding sequence GTGACGGCGTCCACCCTCGTCCTCTGGCGCCACGGGCAGACCCCGTTCAACGCCGAGAACCGCTTCCAGGGCCAGCTCGACGTCCCCCTCGACGACGTCGGGCGGGCCCAGGCGGCCGCGGCGGCGGCCCACCTGTCCGCCCTGCCCCTCGACGCGGTCGTCTCCTCCGACCTCGTCCGCGCCGTGGACACCGCCACGGCGCTCACGTCCCTGACGGGCCTCGCCCTCACCCGTGACCCCGCGCTGCGCGAGGTCGACGCGGGGGAGTGGCAGGGGCTGCTGGGGGACGAGATCGCCCGGCGGTGGCCCGAGGAGCACGCGGCCTGGCGCCGGGGCGCCGACGTCCGCACGGGGGGCGGGGAGACCCGTTCCGAGCTCGGCGCGCGGGTGGCCGGGGCCGTGGAGCGGCACGCCGCCGCCGTCCCCGGCGGCGGGACGCTGCTGGTGGCCTCGCACGGAGCGGCGCTGAAGGCGGGGGTGCTGCGCCTGCTGGGTCTGCCCCCGACCGCGGGGGACGCCTTCGCGGGTCTGCGCAACGCCCACTGGGCCGTCCTGCGCCGCCGGTCCCGGGCCTGGGCGCTGGAGGAGTACAACGCGGGGCCCGCGGGGGCCCGCGTCGGCGCCGAGGGGTGA
- a CDS encoding serine hydrolase encodes MDVSRRSAVTLGLLGVLGRGAELDPGEVSLSATDLLTGRRLEHRGERPCPVLTLSAGLALGKLLRFRGPAALTRVVPVARRHVVRSSPVSSWHREGELPVTVLADAALRRGDATATNLLVRQAGGRAALTAFCRGLGDERTRLDRAAPDCCDVAPWDPRDTTTVTALATGHGVLLLGAALPLGTRAVLAALFPATRLPGGWTFTGSTATGRFGTAVTVGTAQRGRRRVLLAAAVRSGQPGTRGSARTLAPVVTGALAALDRRW; translated from the coding sequence GTGGACGTGTCGCGACGCAGCGCCGTCACCCTCGGGCTGCTGGGGGTCCTGGGCCGGGGGGCGGAGCTCGACCCCGGCGAGGTCTCGCTGAGCGCCACGGACCTGCTCACGGGCCGCCGCCTGGAGCACCGGGGTGAGCGGCCCTGCCCGGTCCTGACCCTCTCGGCCGGCCTGGCCCTGGGCAAGCTCCTGCGCTTCCGCGGTCCCGCGGCCCTCACCCGGGTCGTCCCCGTCGCCCGCCGCCACGTCGTCCGCTCCTCCCCCGTGTCCTCCTGGCACCGGGAGGGGGAGCTGCCGGTGACCGTCCTCGCCGACGCCGCCCTGCGCCGGGGCGACGCCACCGCCACCAACCTCCTCGTGCGCCAGGCCGGCGGCCGGGCGGCGCTGACCGCCTTCTGCCGCGGGCTCGGGGACGAGCGGACCCGGCTGGACCGGGCCGCCCCGGACTGCTGCGACGTCGCTCCCTGGGACCCGCGCGACACCACGACCGTCACCGCCCTCGCCACCGGCCACGGCGTGCTGCTGCTCGGGGCGGCGCTGCCCCTGGGGACGCGCGCGGTGCTGGCCGCCCTGTTCCCCGCGACCCGGCTGCCCGGGGGGTGGACGTTCACCGGCAGCACCGCGACCGGCCGCTTCGGCACGGCGGTCACCGTCGGGACCGCGCAGCGGGGCCGGCGGCGGGTGCTGCTGGCGGCGGCGGTGCGCAGCGGGCAACCCGGGACCCGGGGGTCGGCCCGGACGCTGGCCCCCGTCGTGACCGGTGCGCTCGCGGCGCTGGACCGGCGGTGGTGA
- a CDS encoding LLM class flavin-dependent oxidoreductase, giving the protein MKRIGFLSFGHYQPVPGSAARTARDALVQTVELAVAAEELGFDGAYVRVHHFARQQAAPFPVLAAMAARTSRIELGTGVIDMRYENPLYMAEEAAMTDLLSDGRLQLGVSRGSPEPALHGPATFGYVPAEGETEGDMARRHLDVFRHAIAGGRVAEANPRMTGSSRALPVLPQSPGLSDRIWWGSGSRATARWTAEQGLNLMSSTLLTEDTGIPFDELQAEQIALYRQVWKDSGHRREPRVSVSRSVMPIVDDLDEAYFGRDRDSTDSVGSLGEPGLARFGRTYAGEPDVVAEQLAKDAAVREADTLLVTIPNALGVDYNAHLMSSIVEHVAPALGWQRPA; this is encoded by the coding sequence GTGAAGCGCATCGGTTTCCTCTCCTTCGGGCACTACCAGCCCGTGCCCGGCTCGGCGGCGCGCACCGCCCGGGACGCCCTCGTGCAGACGGTGGAGCTGGCGGTGGCCGCCGAGGAGCTCGGCTTCGACGGCGCCTACGTCCGCGTCCACCACTTCGCCCGCCAGCAGGCGGCCCCCTTCCCCGTCCTCGCGGCGATGGCGGCCCGCACGAGCCGCATCGAGCTCGGCACCGGGGTCATCGACATGCGCTACGAGAACCCCCTCTACATGGCGGAGGAGGCGGCGATGACCGACCTCCTCTCCGACGGCCGCCTGCAGCTCGGCGTGAGCCGCGGTTCACCCGAGCCCGCGCTGCACGGGCCGGCGACCTTCGGGTACGTCCCCGCCGAGGGCGAGACCGAGGGCGACATGGCCCGCCGCCACCTCGACGTGTTCCGCCACGCCATCGCCGGCGGCAGGGTCGCGGAAGCGAACCCGCGGATGACGGGCAGCTCGCGGGCACTGCCGGTCCTGCCGCAGTCCCCGGGCCTCTCGGACCGGATCTGGTGGGGGTCGGGCTCGCGCGCGACCGCGCGCTGGACCGCCGAGCAGGGCCTGAACCTCATGAGCTCCACCCTGCTCACCGAGGACACCGGCATCCCCTTCGACGAGCTGCAGGCCGAGCAGATCGCGCTGTACCGCCAGGTCTGGAAGGACTCCGGGCACCGTCGCGAACCGCGGGTCTCGGTGTCGCGCAGCGTCATGCCCATCGTCGACGACCTCGACGAGGCCTACTTCGGCCGTGACCGCGACTCCACCGACAGCGTCGGCTCCCTCGGGGAACCAGGCCTGGCCCGCTTCGGCCGGACCTACGCCGGCGAGCCGGACGTGGTGGCCGAGCAGCTCGCGAAGGACGCCGCCGTCCGCGAGGCCGACACCCTGCTGGTGACGATCCCCAACGCGCTCGGCGTGGACTACAACGCCCACCTCATGAGCTCGATCGTGGAGCACGTCGCACCCGCCCTGGGCTGGCAGCGCCCGGCCTGA
- a CDS encoding shikimate 5-dehydrogenase: MISKDTQLCISLSGRPSNLGTRFHNFLYAELGLDFVYKAFTTTDLAAAVGGIRALGIRGAGISMPFKEAVIPLVDALEPSAAAIDSVNTIVNTDDHLVAHNTDYLAVAGLLASHGIRPAGTAAVLGSGGMAKAALAALRDAGFGDLLVVARNDQAGPALARAYGARWLPELGTQRPALLLNATPVGMAGGPAAGDLPAPREAVEAAEAVFEVVAVPEETPLVRLGRELGKRVVTGTEVAALQAAEQFVLYTGVRPGPDQVSRAGEFSRAAG; the protein is encoded by the coding sequence GTGATCTCCAAGGACACCCAGCTGTGCATCTCCCTCTCCGGCCGCCCCAGCAACCTCGGGACCCGCTTCCACAACTTCCTCTACGCCGAGCTCGGCCTCGACTTCGTCTACAAGGCGTTCACCACCACCGACCTCGCCGCCGCCGTCGGCGGCATCCGCGCCCTCGGCATCCGCGGGGCCGGGATCTCCATGCCCTTCAAGGAAGCCGTCATCCCCCTCGTCGACGCGCTCGAGCCCTCCGCCGCGGCCATCGACTCCGTCAACACGATCGTCAACACCGACGACCACCTCGTCGCGCACAACACCGACTACCTCGCCGTCGCCGGGCTGCTCGCCTCCCACGGGATCCGCCCCGCCGGGACCGCCGCCGTCCTCGGCAGCGGCGGGATGGCCAAGGCGGCGCTCGCGGCCCTGCGCGACGCGGGTTTCGGAGACCTGCTCGTCGTCGCCCGCAACGACCAGGCCGGCCCGGCGCTGGCGCGGGCCTACGGCGCGCGCTGGCTGCCCGAGCTGGGGACCCAGCGCCCCGCCCTGCTGCTCAACGCCACCCCCGTCGGGATGGCCGGCGGTCCCGCGGCGGGCGACCTGCCCGCCCCGCGCGAGGCCGTCGAGGCCGCCGAGGCGGTCTTCGAGGTCGTCGCCGTCCCCGAGGAGACCCCGCTGGTCCGCCTCGGGCGGGAGCTGGGCAAGCGGGTCGTCACCGGCACCGAGGTCGCCGCCCTGCAGGCCGCGGAGCAGTTCGTCCTCTACACCGGGGTGCGTCCCGGCCCCGACCAGGTGAGCCGGGCGGGTGAGTTCTCGCGCGCCGCGGGCTGA
- a CDS encoding diguanylate cyclase, translated as MRSSPSRRIQPAPARADVPGVTSAPGPQPPLHPRRAGSDAGGRSWTAVLVAVPAVGVLASAVAAALAPATVALLVALGCALALAGVLALALAAAHRAHREAERAAGALLSALEAARGENVDDAVTGLLNRRGLMLVGNQVLESARRSGGAVHACVVEVTPAVRLGGPAPTPEQAHHQREAEWAATAVALRAATRTSDVVARTEEGRFVVLGPGAGLHAQELERRVRVGLAQERLQVAAAGVPAPAEGGERLARLSVEVGAAVLAPWDEGAVPELLVRAEQALAQRRALRRSTPQHGWGRRRADRSARPDRPQA; from the coding sequence ATGCGCTCGTCACCCTCCCGCCGCATCCAGCCCGCCCCGGCTCGTGCCGACGTCCCCGGGGTGACCAGCGCCCCCGGACCCCAGCCGCCGCTCCACCCCCGGCGAGCGGGCAGCGACGCCGGCGGCCGGTCGTGGACGGCCGTCCTGGTCGCCGTCCCGGCGGTGGGCGTGCTCGCCAGCGCCGTCGCCGCGGCCCTCGCCCCGGCGACGGTGGCCCTCCTCGTCGCCCTCGGCTGCGCGCTGGCCCTGGCCGGGGTCCTGGCCCTGGCGCTGGCCGCCGCTCACCGGGCCCACCGGGAGGCCGAGCGGGCCGCGGGTGCCCTGCTCTCGGCCCTGGAGGCCGCGCGCGGCGAGAACGTCGACGACGCCGTGACCGGCCTGCTCAACCGGCGCGGCCTCATGCTCGTCGGCAACCAGGTCCTGGAGTCCGCTCGCCGCTCCGGGGGAGCGGTGCACGCCTGCGTCGTCGAGGTCACCCCCGCCGTCCGGCTCGGCGGCCCGGCCCCGACCCCCGAGCAGGCCCACCACCAGCGCGAGGCGGAGTGGGCGGCGACCGCGGTCGCGCTGCGCGCCGCGACCCGCACGTCCGACGTCGTCGCCCGCACCGAGGAGGGCCGCTTCGTCGTGCTGGGCCCCGGTGCCGGGCTGCACGCCCAGGAGCTGGAGCGCCGCGTGCGGGTCGGGCTCGCCCAGGAACGCCTCCAGGTGGCGGCCGCCGGCGTCCCGGCCCCCGCCGAGGGCGGGGAACGCCTCGCGCGGCTGTCCGTGGAGGTCGGGGCCGCGGTCCTCGCCCCCTGGGACGAGGGCGCCGTCCCCGAGCTGCTGGTCCGCGCCGAGCAGGCCCTCGCCCAGCGCCGGGCCCTGCGCCGCAGCACCCCCCAGCACGGCTGGGGGCGGCGGCGGGCCGACCGCAGCGCCCGCCCCGACCGCCCGCAGGCCTGA